The following is a genomic window from Bacteroidales bacterium.
CAGACCAAATGTCCTTCCGATCTTGAAGGTACCTTCATTCAAAACCTGTGAAGAAGCTGATATTGTGAACAGGAACAGGATTACTGCCACTATTGTCCTGCTTAATAAGATTCTTTTCATATAAGATTTGTATAAAATTGCGTTGTATTCTGTTAAACAATTATAAACACTGAAAGTTATTTCAAGTTTCAGATTCCAGATTTAATTTTGAATTTTGAATTTTGAACCTTGAATTTTGAACTCTGAATTTTGAACTCTGAACCTTGAACATTGTCATTCCCACTCTATTGTCGATGGCGGCTTAGAGCTGATATCATAAACCACTCTGTTTATTCCCTTTACCTTGTTTATTATTTCATTTGAGATAAGTCCAAGGAATTCATACGGCAGATGCGACCAGTCGGCAGTCATACCATCGGTTGAAGTTACTGCCCTGAGAACAACTGCATTTTCATAAGTCCGTTCATCACCCATTACTCCGACTGACTGAACCGGAAGAAGTATTACTCCTGCCTGCCAAACAGAATCGTAAAGCCCGTGTTTTTTCAACCCTTCAATGAAAATATCATCAGCATTTTTAAGTATCTCCAGTTTTTCCCTGGTCATTTTACCAAGAATACGGATTGCCAGACCTGGTCCTGGGAAAGGGTGTCGCTTAAGAATATTATCAGGAACCTCAAGTGCCTTGCCAACCCTCCTGACCTCATCTTTAAATAAAAGCCTTAATGGCTCAACTACTTTAAGGTGCATCTTTTCAGGCAGACCACCTACATTATGATGAGATTTTATTGTTGCTGATGGTCCGTTAACAGAAACAGATTCAATAACATCGGGATAGATTGTGCCTTGCGCAAGCCACTTAACATCTTTTACTTTGTGTGCCTCTTCATCAAATACTTCAATAAAAACCCTGCCGATAATCTTACGTTTTGTCTCAGGGTCACTTACTCCTTCAAGCTGGTTGAGAAATCTGTCTTCAGCATCAACACCTATAACATTAAGTCCCATGCCAAGGTAAGAATCAAGTACTTTGCTAAACTCATTTTTTCTGAGTAATCCGTTATCAACAAAAATGCAGGTCAGGTTTTTTCCTATAGCCTTATGCAACAGAGATGCAGCAACAGTTGAGTCAACTCCCCCTGAAAGACCAAGTATAACTTTATCATTTCCAAGCTGGCTTTTCAGACCGGCAATTGTTGATCCGGCAAATGAGTCAGGTGTCCAGTTCTGCGAACATCCGCAAATACCAAGTACAAAGTTCTTCAGCATTTGAGTGCCCTCAGTAGTATGATATACTTCAGGGTGAAATTGTATTCCCCAGGTATTCTCACCTTTAATATGATAAGCACCTGCTTTCACATCTGCTGTAGAACCAGTAATTTCATAGCCATCGGGAATTGAG
Proteins encoded in this region:
- the guaA gene encoding glutamine-hydrolyzing GMP synthase, which produces MQEKILILDFGSQYTQLIARRIREINVYCEIHPFNHFPLPDKDVKGVILSGSPSSVRDKNAPSPDLTMIKGRIPLLGVCYGAQYLVHNFGGEVLPSNSREYGRANLISVNNSDPLFTNIKPGTQVWMSHADTIASIPDGYEITGSTADVKAGAYHIKGENTWGIQFHPEVYHTTEGTQMLKNFVLGICGCSQNWTPDSFAGSTIAGLKSQLGNDKVILGLSGGVDSTVAASLLHKAIGKNLTCIFVDNGLLRKNEFSKVLDSYLGMGLNVIGVDAEDRFLNQLEGVSDPETKRKIIGRVFIEVFDEEAHKVKDVKWLAQGTIYPDVIESVSVNGPSATIKSHHNVGGLPEKMHLKVVEPLRLLFKDEVRRVGKALEVPDNILKRHPFPGPGLAIRILGKMTREKLEILKNADDIFIEGLKKHGLYDSVWQAGVILLPVQSVGVMGDERTYENAVVLRAVTSTDGMTADWSHLPYEFLGLISNEIINKVKGINRVVYDISSKPPSTIEWE